Proteins found in one Gigantopelta aegis isolate Gae_Host chromosome 12, Gae_host_genome, whole genome shotgun sequence genomic segment:
- the LOC121386871 gene encoding zinc finger protein 99-like, which translates to MSLRDKGCFQCEVCSKSCKGKSLLEKHMHVHTSERPFRCGMCLKDFSAKPDIKRHMQIHTGGKPFKCEVCTKCFRRSSHLKVHMLIHTGERPFKCEMCTCFVHSSSLKKHMLIHTGEKPFKCEVCTTCFVHRSSLKKHMLIHTGEKPFKCEVCTKCFKRCSHLNLHMLIHTGMTLFRCEVCSKCFSHSFDLKKHMSIHTGVKPFKCEVCTKCFTKSSSLKQHMLIHTGVKRFKCEVCAICFAQNVSLKQHMLIHTGEKPFKCEMCTKCFAHSISLKKHMWIHTGYKPFKCEGCTKCFTQSSSLKQHMLIHTGEKPFKCEVCTTCFTQSSSLKKHMSIHTGEKPFKCEVCTKCFTQSSYLKKHMLIHTGEKPFKCEVCTTCFTQSCSLKKHMSIHTGEKPFKCEVCTKCFTHSSYLKKHMLIHTSEKPLKCEVCTTCFAQSSSLRRYMSIHTGEKPLKCEVCTRCFI; encoded by the coding sequence ATGTCGCTCAGGGATAAAGGGTGTTTCCAATGTGAAGTCTGTTCAAAGAGTTGTAAAGGCAAGTCTCTTCTAGAAAAACACATGCATGTTCATACTAGTGAAAGACCTTTCAGGTGTGGAATGTGCTTAAAGGATTTCTCAGCCAAGCCTGACATTAAAAGACACATGCAGATTCACACTGGAggaaaacctttcaaatgtgaagtgtgcacaaaatgttttaggcGGAGTTCCCACTTGAAAGTACATATGctgattcatactggtgagaggCCATTCAAATGTGAAATGTGCACATGTTTTGTACACAGTTCCAGCTTAAAGaaacatatgttgattcatactggggAGAAACcgttcaaatgtgaagtgtgcacaacaTGTTTTGTACACCGTTCCAGCTTAAAGaaacatatgttgattcatactggggagaaacctttcaaatgtgaagtgtgcacaaaatgtttcaaGCGTTGTTCCCACTTAAATctacatatgttgattcatacagGCATGACACTTTTCAGATGTGAGGtctgttccaaatgtttttcacATAGTTTCGACTTAAAGAAGCATATGTCGATTCATACTGGtgtgaaacctttcaaatgtgaagtgtgcacaaaatgttttacaaagaGTTCCAGCTTAAAgcagcatatgttgattcatactggggTGAAacgtttcaaatgtgaagtgtgcgcAATATGCTTTGCACAGAATGTCAgcttaaaacaacatatgttgattcatactggcgagaaacctttcaaatgtgaaatgtgcacaaaatgttttgcacacAGTATCAGCTTAAAGAAGCATATGTGGATTCATACTGGGTataaacctttcaaatgtgaaggatgcacaaaatgttttacacagagTTCCAGCTTAAAgcagcatatgttgattcatactggggagaaacctttcaaatgtgaagtgtgcacaacaTGTTTTACACAGAGTTCCAGCTTAAAGAAGCATATGTCGATTCATACTGgggagaaacctttcaaatgtgaagtatgcacaaaatgttttacacagagTTCCTACTTAAAGaagcatatgttgattcatactggggagaaacctttcaagtgtgaagtgtgcacaacaTGTTTTACACAGAGTTGCAGCTTAAAGAAGCATATGTCGATTCATACTGgggagaaacctttcaaatgtgaagtatgcacaaaatgttttacacataGTTCCTACTTAAAGaagcatatgttgattcataccaGTGAGAAACCtctcaaatgtgaagtgtgcacaacaTGTTTTGCACAGAGTTCCAGCTTAAGACGATATATGTcgattcatactggtgagaaacctctcaaatgtgaagtgtgcacaagaTGTTTTATATAA
- the LOC121386698 gene encoding uncharacterized protein LOC121386698, with protein sequence MPTISIILPLQKKLLTSVLVSKEMDSDVIKQMKKAMASDLDSRYANKQEFLQECTVLDPRFKASCVTTEQQHEVYDRLATEAASLKPQPQLPVSVKVEPNTSTPTVTDLPALPDLPDVESTDLQSDVKLVDDVKSVTAITTTITSDLTTQ encoded by the exons ATGCCTACTATATCTATCATTCTTCCACTCCAGAAGAAATTGTTGACAAGTGTTTTGGTTTCTAAAGAGATGGATTCTGATGTTATTAAACAGATGAAGAAGGCCATGGCTTCTGATCTGGATAGCAG GTATGCCAATAAGCAGGAGTTTCTGCAGGAGTGTACTGTTTTGGATCCTCGCTTTAAAGCATCCTGTGTCACTACAGAGCAGCAACATGAGGTGTATGACAGACTTGCTACCGAAGCAGCTAGTTTGAAGCCACAACCTCAGTTACCTGTATCTGTGAAGGTGGAACCGAACACATCAACCCCAACAGTTACTGACCTACCGGCGTTACCAGACTTGCCAGATGTTGAATCAACTG ATTTACAGTCCGATGTCAAACTAGTAGATGATGTCAAGTCTGTCACTGCAATCACGACAACGATTACCAGTGACCTCACTACTCAGTGA